From the Betaproteobacteria bacterium genome, the window GCGGATCGGGGCGTAGGCAGCGCGCTCGCCGCGACGGGCGCGGACGACGCGGCCGCCCTGCAGGTCGATGACGGGGATGATGTGCACAATCGGATGCGGCTATTCGTCTACGAATTTATCACGGGGGGCGGTCTTGCCGACCGGCCGCTGCCGCCGTCGCTGGCGCATGAGGGTGACCTCATGGCCCGCGCGCTTCTGCGCGACCTGCTGGACGTGCCGGGTATTGCGGTCAGCGCCACGCGCGATGCGCGTGCGGCAACGCTCCCGCGCGGCGTCGATGTGCGCGTGGCACGCAGCGCCCGCGAAGCGACCGACCGCTTTGCGCAATGTGTGGATGCCGCGGACGCGGTGTGGGTCGTGGCGCCGGAGACGGCGGGCGTGCTCGAACGCCTGGCCGGCGAGGTTCTGGCGCGCGGCAAGTGTCTGCTCGGCAGTCGCCCGCCGGCGATTGCGGTCGCCGCGAGCAAGACGCGCACGGCGCAGGCGCTCGCGTGGCGCGGCGTGCCGGTCGTGCCGGTCCACGATCCTGCGGCGGAGGACGCGCTGCCGCCGCTTGCAGGCCCCGTCGTGTTGAAGCCCGACGACGGCGCCGGTTGCGTCGACACGCGCGTGTATGTCGACTGCGTA encodes:
- a CDS encoding ATP-grasp domain-containing protein, translating into MRLFVYEFITGGGLADRPLPPSLAHEGDLMARALLRDLLDVPGIAVSATRDARAATLPRGVDVRVARSAREATDRFAQCVDAADAVWVVAPETAGVLERLAGEVLARGKCLLGSRPPAIAVAASKTRTAQALAWRGVPVVPVHDPAAEDALPPLAGPVVLKPDDGAGCVDTRVYVDCVSAVRDWEARGREAGVVLQPFVEGEAASLSLLVRDGRAVILAVNRQHVTRRDGALRFHGCSVNALAAWRPLLADLAQGIAEALPDLWGYVGVDLILADRGAQVLEVNPRLTTSYAGLRDSIGVNPAACVLALLDEAAPLPPPPAALRSVEVGVPQESVDA